One Neomonachus schauinslandi unplaced genomic scaffold, ASM220157v2 HiC_scaffold_2893, whole genome shotgun sequence DNA segment encodes these proteins:
- the PTCHD3 gene encoding patched domain-containing protein 3 encodes MSFRPSKVVPEAWPEVEAGWEPEAGPGPDSGRPSEVEAGPRAEPLPASKQDSEQLLDSSQGREPELNWASGQSTQSLGASHSQSGSVQGRSSPQAPRSENRLSERPGCRTNCLEAPLSRAFGRLGWEVGSHPWIFLLVPMVLTATLGTGLIYLPTDVEENLEEQYTPIGSRAKAERRFVQGHFTTKDSYLFSISRKSTEVNFACILAVSNTASLLEQEILEEIGKLDDVVQDLYVTEENGAQIRYSQVCAKNQGLCVPSNPLLAAWKMNKNLDLRHITFPIFNQTGQPIYLAGTIGGTLFGKRMGMNQLLVKAKAMRLLYCLKTEDGEVNELSKMWLIYFLNQFSNMKTSLALKKIQVVYFTSLSRRLEFEATSTTVIPLFHLAYVLIILFAITSCY; translated from the exons ATGAGCTTTAGGCCTTCCAAGGTGGTGCCGGAGGCCTGGCCCGAGGTGGAAGCGGGGTGGGAACCCGAGGCCGGGCCTGGGCCAGACTCCGGGAGGCCGTCGGAGGTGGAGGCAGGCCCGCGGGCAGAGCCGCTCCCCGCCTCCAAGCAGGACTCAGAGCAGCTCTTGGACTCAAGTCAAGGACGGGAACCCGAGCTGAACTGGGCTTCGGGGCAGAGCACGCAGTCCCTTGGGGCGTCCCATTCCCAATCGGGGTCAGTGCAGGGGCGTTCAAGTCCGCAGGCTCCCAGGTCGGAAAATCGGTTGTCGGAGAGACCCGGCTGCCGCACCAACTGCCTAGAGGCGCCCCTCTCCCGCGCCTTCggaaggctggggtgggaggtgggctcGCACCCCTGGATCTTCCTGCTGGTGCCCATGGTGCTGACGGCCACTCTGGGCACTGGCTTGATTTACTTGCCCACGGATGTAGAAGAAAACCTCGAGGAGCAGTACACCCCCATAGGGAGCCGGGCCAAGGCTGAGCGGCGCTTTGTGCAGGGACATTTCACCACCAAGGACTCTTACCTCTTCTCCATCTCCAGGAAGAGCACCGAAGTCAACTTTGCTTGTATTCTGGCGGTTTCCAACACTGCCTCACTGCTGGAACAAGAAATCCTAGAGGAAATTGGTAAATTGGACGACGTGGTACAGGATCTGTATGTGACAGAGGAAAACGGAGCCCAGATCCGCTACAGTCAGGTGTGCGCTAAGAACCAGGGCCTCTGCGTGCCCTCCAACCCACTCCTGGCTGCCTGGAAGATGAACAAGAACCTCGACCTGAGACACATCACCTTCCCAATCTTCAACCAAACGGGTCAGCCCATCTACCTGGCCGGCACCATTGGGGGAACCCTTTTCGGCAAGAGGATGGGAATGAACCAGTTACTCGTGAAGGCCAAAGCCATGCGGCTTCTGTACTGCCTGAAGACGGAGGATGGAGAGGTCAACGAGCTGAGCAAGATGTGGCTGATCTATTTCCTGAACCAGTTTAGCAACATGAAAACGAGTCTGGCCCTGAAGAAGATCCAG GTGGTCTATTTCACATCACTTTCCAGACGACTGGAATTTGAAGCAACTTCTACAACCGTGATCCCTTTGTTCCACTTGGCATACGTTCTAATCATATTATTTGCAATCACATCATGCTACAG